A genomic region of Rhodococcus oxybenzonivorans contains the following coding sequences:
- a CDS encoding helix-turn-helix transcriptional regulator, whose translation MTQALIATTQHQTVRGSLQGWRRKDIELITRLEAIRDEIFADVGSTTLPGIRHERPAHSAEAISVLTHHCVDELRRAAAADTAKVERLTKTVLDLQQVAMDLYLNEMGRRTERLAECSAGLHRLRTVPSTSDLLDRLCEDVAVRCGFRRVVLSRVEAGTWKPWKAYLGEGDESDSWFTDWIDRGIPFDERAPEARLLTDHRPAIVYDTENAPVYRPIIVESGRSRSYVVSALVLDNNVVGLLHADHFPVPSRIDEIDRDVLWAFTEGVGYIYERTSLMERLRSQRDQIREILSSTVATMDELCESGMASAGRADSDPAGADSSADFASRPSLVPLAEFTSREQEVFTLMAAGATNNDIAESLVITEGTVKSHVKHILRKLGATNRSQAIAWSIGNRTA comes from the coding sequence ATGACACAGGCATTGATCGCAACGACGCAGCACCAGACTGTACGGGGATCCTTGCAGGGGTGGCGACGCAAAGACATCGAACTGATCACTCGGCTGGAGGCCATCCGGGACGAGATCTTCGCTGATGTCGGTTCGACCACTCTTCCGGGGATCCGGCACGAGCGTCCCGCCCATTCCGCAGAGGCGATCTCAGTCCTGACGCATCACTGCGTCGACGAGCTGCGACGGGCCGCGGCAGCCGACACCGCCAAGGTGGAGCGACTGACCAAGACAGTCCTCGACCTGCAGCAGGTGGCGATGGATCTGTACCTGAACGAAATGGGCCGCAGGACCGAACGTCTGGCCGAATGCTCGGCGGGACTCCACCGGTTGCGGACCGTCCCGAGCACCTCCGACCTCCTCGACCGCCTCTGTGAGGACGTGGCCGTTCGTTGCGGATTCCGGCGGGTGGTGTTGTCGCGGGTCGAGGCGGGAACCTGGAAACCGTGGAAGGCGTACCTGGGCGAGGGCGATGAATCGGACTCATGGTTCACCGACTGGATCGATCGCGGGATACCGTTCGACGAGCGGGCTCCTGAAGCGCGGCTGCTGACCGATCATCGGCCGGCGATCGTCTACGACACGGAAAACGCGCCGGTATACCGGCCGATCATCGTCGAGTCGGGTCGCTCACGCTCGTACGTGGTCTCCGCCCTGGTTCTCGACAACAACGTTGTCGGTTTGCTTCATGCCGACCACTTCCCGGTTCCGAGCCGGATCGACGAGATCGACCGCGACGTCCTGTGGGCCTTCACCGAAGGGGTCGGCTACATCTACGAGCGGACGTCGCTGATGGAGCGGTTGCGCAGCCAACGCGACCAGATCAGGGAAATCCTCTCGTCGACGGTGGCGACGATGGACGAGCTGTGCGAATCGGGGATGGCCTCGGCCGGCCGGGCAGACTCCGATCCTGCCGGAGCCGACTCGTCGGCGGACTTCGCCTCGCGTCCCAGCTTGGTCCCGCTCGCCGAATTCACCTCCCGCGAACAAGAGGTGTTCACATTGATGGCGGCGGGGGCGACCAACAACGACATCGCCGAGTCCCTCGTCATCACGGAGGGGACGGTGAAATCGCACGTCAAGCACATCCTGCGGAAGCTCGGTGCGACCAACCGTTCACAGGCCATTGCCTGGTCGATCGGCAACCGCACCGCGTAG
- a CDS encoding ketosteroid isomerase-related protein, protein MSHSFAVKWLKAFRESPEAVVALYADDFLFEDPILGQKITDRDELLRVFGPYANKDTENGIGINNFRIDEVVGDEKSAIYRWTWKAPTATAFVGVPTNGKVPGARGLTFHIYNEAGLITREASLWDIATAAADLGQPVDPSSVTKSAVLV, encoded by the coding sequence ATGAGTCATTCCTTTGCTGTCAAGTGGCTGAAGGCCTTCCGTGAGAGCCCCGAAGCGGTCGTTGCGTTGTACGCCGACGACTTCCTCTTCGAGGATCCCATCCTCGGCCAGAAGATCACCGACAGGGACGAGCTCCTCCGTGTCTTCGGGCCGTACGCCAACAAGGACACCGAAAACGGAATCGGCATCAACAACTTTCGGATCGATGAGGTTGTCGGCGACGAGAAGTCGGCGATCTACCGGTGGACCTGGAAGGCGCCCACGGCGACCGCTTTTGTCGGCGTCCCGACCAACGGGAAGGTGCCCGGAGCGCGGGGACTGACGTTCCACATCTACAACGAAGCCGGCCTCATCACCCGGGAAGCGAGCCTGTGGGACATCGCGACGGCAGCGGCGGACCTGGGACAGCCCGTCGACCCGTCCAGCGTGACCAAGTCCGCTGTTCTCGTCTGA
- a CDS encoding ketosteroid isomerase-related protein, translated as MSKHEEHARRWITALTTDTAATVALYADDLVYDDHADSDHVTDTAITKDELAPKLAPYANTDTANGVGLHSFEITDSFPVAGVAGNPAVVILWNWTGTGLETYKGVPTQGKTLSTRGITWHQLDSDGQIVRETTYWNDTPVLQELGIPIITPEYWVEGFDPSVLVGS; from the coding sequence ATGAGTAAGCACGAAGAGCACGCCCGGCGCTGGATCACCGCGTTGACCACCGACACCGCGGCGACGGTCGCCCTGTACGCCGACGACCTGGTCTACGACGACCACGCCGACTCCGACCACGTCACCGACACCGCCATCACCAAAGATGAGCTGGCGCCGAAGCTCGCCCCGTACGCGAACACCGACACCGCCAACGGCGTCGGCCTGCACTCCTTCGAGATCACCGACTCGTTCCCGGTGGCCGGCGTGGCCGGAAACCCGGCCGTGGTGATCCTGTGGAACTGGACGGGCACCGGTCTCGAGACCTACAAGGGAGTCCCGACCCAGGGCAAGACGCTGTCCACCCGCGGCATCACCTGGCACCAGCTCGACAGCGACGGACAGATCGTCCGCGAAACGACGTACTGGAACGACACCCCTGTACTGCAGGAACTCGGAATCCCGATCATCACGCCGGAGTACTGGGTCGAAGGATTCGACCCGTCCGTCCTCGTTGGATCCTGA
- a CDS encoding AMP-binding protein produces the protein MWGPLPDVLDRACTYYKDNVAIVDGDRRVTYRELLDWRNQVANGLVSLGLQKGERVGLLMPNCLEFIPTQHGIWAAGGVLVQMPTRNAANAFRSSLSQTDATTLIYHAQFDAVVAEIKGDLPKLQTVIRIGSSPASAPPEIGEVFGYDGLFRSQPTVRPEVEIDVHDEAYVLFTSGSTGDPKGVVNSHFTWGHYSITAGLEIGDIAWGEVFAHGAPLTHYTQIFVMPTFLRGGTNVMLPGLDVDKLLSTIEQEKVTATAVVPTIIYLLLDHPRREAHDLTSLRTMIYAGSPIAPDRLRQALDVFGPIFIQAYAGTEPGYVSCLRKNEHRVDSEVWIKRLASAGRPLFHVDVTIQDEADQVLPLGEPGEIVSRQLGQMLSYVDVSRNAEALRDGWVHTGDIGRLDEDGFLYIVDRKKDLVVTGGFNVFPRQVEDALAGHAAVAQAAVIGVPHEKWGEAVHAVIVLKSGVAATEQELIDHVKREMGSVHAPKTVAFVDTLPVNPAGKIDKKSIRAPFWEGRDRQIS, from the coding sequence ATGTGGGGGCCGTTGCCGGACGTGCTCGATCGGGCATGTACCTACTACAAGGACAACGTCGCGATCGTCGATGGTGATCGTCGGGTGACCTACCGCGAGCTTCTCGACTGGCGCAACCAGGTAGCGAACGGACTCGTCTCTCTGGGGCTGCAGAAGGGCGAGCGCGTCGGCCTGCTGATGCCGAACTGCTTGGAATTCATCCCCACGCAGCACGGAATCTGGGCGGCCGGCGGGGTGTTGGTGCAGATGCCCACTCGCAATGCTGCCAACGCATTCCGGTCGAGTCTCTCCCAGACCGATGCCACCACGCTGATCTATCACGCCCAGTTCGACGCAGTCGTCGCCGAGATCAAAGGTGACCTGCCGAAGCTGCAGACCGTGATCCGGATCGGGAGCAGTCCGGCTTCGGCGCCCCCCGAGATCGGCGAAGTGTTCGGCTACGACGGACTCTTCCGATCGCAGCCGACGGTTCGCCCCGAGGTGGAGATCGACGTCCACGACGAGGCGTACGTCCTGTTCACCTCAGGGAGCACCGGGGACCCCAAGGGTGTGGTCAACTCGCACTTCACCTGGGGCCACTACAGCATCACCGCGGGTCTCGAGATCGGCGACATCGCCTGGGGTGAGGTCTTCGCGCACGGTGCGCCACTGACCCACTACACGCAGATCTTCGTCATGCCGACGTTCCTGCGGGGCGGCACCAACGTGATGCTGCCCGGGTTGGACGTGGACAAACTGCTCAGCACCATCGAGCAGGAGAAGGTGACCGCCACCGCCGTCGTTCCCACCATCATCTACCTGCTGCTCGACCATCCGCGCCGCGAAGCGCATGACCTGACTTCGCTGCGGACGATGATCTACGCGGGATCTCCCATCGCACCCGACCGGCTGCGTCAGGCGCTGGACGTGTTCGGCCCGATCTTCATCCAGGCCTATGCCGGGACCGAACCCGGGTACGTCTCCTGTCTGCGCAAGAACGAGCACCGGGTGGACAGCGAGGTGTGGATCAAACGGCTCGCCTCGGCCGGTCGGCCCCTGTTCCACGTCGACGTGACAATCCAGGACGAAGCGGATCAGGTGTTGCCGCTCGGCGAACCCGGCGAGATCGTGTCCCGCCAGCTCGGGCAGATGCTCAGCTACGTCGACGTCTCCCGCAACGCCGAGGCGCTGCGGGACGGCTGGGTGCACACCGGCGATATCGGTCGCCTCGACGAGGACGGGTTCCTCTACATCGTCGACCGCAAGAAGGACCTGGTGGTCACCGGCGGATTCAACGTGTTTCCGCGACAGGTTGAGGACGCCCTGGCCGGTCATGCCGCAGTTGCGCAGGCAGCAGTGATCGGAGTCCCCCACGAGAAGTGGGGCGAAGCGGTACATGCGGTCATCGTTCTCAAGAGCGGTGTCGCGGCAACCGAGCAGGAACTGATCGATCACGTCAAAAGGGAGATGGGCAGTGTCCACGCGCCCAAGACGGTGGCATTCGTCGACACCCTTCCGGTCAATCCGGCCGGAAAGATCGACAAGAAGTCGATCCGTGCCCCGTTCTGGGAAGGGCGGGACCGCCAGATCAGCTGA
- a CDS encoding aldehyde dehydrogenase family protein, with protein sequence MSVPHYSLYINGEWVDTGENYEIRSPATEELVATVAKGGVTQVDQAVAAAKAAHEEGTWRRTPPAQRAALLNDVATRLGGRIDELAALQTRENGATIRITGALHIGLSIAQMQYLADQAATYEFETAGPEIGPVPAEGLVRREPLGVVAAIVPWNIPLLVIVWKIAPALAAGNTVVLKPDEHAPLVALELAKEFEAAGLPPGVLNVVTGDGEPTGAHLSGHPDVRKVAFTGSTAVGKSILRQSADTVKRVTLELGGKGPNIILDSADLDTAIDGALFAALANNGQACEAGTRLLIPSSNRDEIVSRLVERARTLKVGDPLDPATGVGPIISKVQHQRILDYFAIAETEGAKAVIGGGVPSGPGFDKGYWIEPTIFVGVTNDARIAREEVFGPVLVVLTYDSVEEAIKIANDTDYGLSAGVWGDEEKAIEIARELDAGMVWINDWHVIHPAYPFGGFKQSGLGREGGPHALDEYTEAKFISLNRSPGPEARAFAIVIDPV encoded by the coding sequence ATGAGCGTCCCGCACTACTCGCTCTATATCAACGGCGAATGGGTTGATACCGGCGAGAACTACGAAATTCGCAGCCCTGCAACCGAAGAGCTCGTCGCCACCGTCGCCAAGGGCGGCGTGACACAGGTCGACCAGGCCGTCGCTGCAGCCAAGGCGGCGCATGAAGAGGGCACCTGGCGGCGTACTCCGCCCGCGCAACGCGCGGCCCTGCTCAACGATGTCGCCACGCGCCTCGGCGGCCGTATCGACGAGCTGGCCGCGCTCCAGACACGGGAGAACGGCGCCACCATCCGGATCACCGGGGCCCTGCATATCGGGTTGTCGATCGCTCAGATGCAGTACCTGGCTGACCAGGCCGCCACATACGAGTTCGAGACGGCGGGTCCCGAGATCGGGCCAGTGCCGGCCGAAGGCCTCGTCCGGCGCGAGCCGCTGGGTGTGGTGGCGGCGATCGTGCCGTGGAACATTCCGCTGCTGGTCATCGTGTGGAAGATTGCCCCGGCCCTCGCGGCGGGTAACACGGTCGTCCTCAAGCCCGACGAGCACGCCCCTCTGGTCGCGCTCGAGCTGGCGAAGGAGTTCGAGGCGGCGGGCCTGCCGCCCGGCGTGCTCAACGTGGTGACCGGCGATGGCGAACCCACCGGCGCGCACCTCAGCGGTCACCCCGATGTCCGCAAGGTGGCCTTCACCGGTTCCACCGCGGTCGGCAAGAGCATCCTGCGTCAGTCGGCCGACACCGTGAAGCGAGTGACCCTCGAACTCGGCGGCAAGGGACCGAACATCATTCTCGACAGCGCCGACCTCGACACCGCGATCGACGGTGCGCTGTTCGCGGCCCTGGCCAACAACGGCCAGGCCTGTGAAGCCGGCACCCGACTGCTGATTCCGTCGAGCAACCGCGACGAGATCGTCTCGCGTCTGGTCGAGCGTGCCCGCACGCTGAAGGTCGGTGATCCGCTCGACCCCGCGACCGGAGTCGGGCCGATCATCTCCAAGGTCCAGCATCAGCGGATCCTCGACTACTTCGCGATCGCCGAGACCGAGGGCGCCAAGGCCGTGATCGGCGGCGGCGTTCCCTCCGGTCCCGGGTTCGACAAGGGCTACTGGATCGAGCCGACCATCTTCGTCGGTGTGACCAACGATGCCAGGATCGCACGTGAAGAGGTGTTCGGACCGGTCCTGGTCGTGCTCACCTACGACTCGGTCGAGGAGGCGATCAAGATCGCCAACGACACCGATTACGGACTGTCCGCCGGGGTATGGGGCGACGAGGAAAAGGCGATCGAGATCGCCCGCGAACTCGATGCCGGCATGGTGTGGATCAATGACTGGCACGTCATTCATCCCGCCTACCCGTTCGGTGGCTTCAAGCAGAGTGGTCTGGGCCGTGAAGGCGGCCCCCACGCACTCGACGAGTACACCGAGGCGAAGTTCATCTCATTGAATCGCTCCCCGGGTCCGGAGGCGCGTGCCTTCGCGATCGTGATCGACCCGGTCTGA
- a CDS encoding TetR/AcrR family transcriptional regulator gives MIDDRTEPVRTRDPARRYRILTATADLVARNGFNSVSMADIGAASGITGSAIYRHFDSKSAVLVELFDIAIDRLLADAERTLDSGIGLEQALRELVDGQIEFVVGKREVAQVYHNEIHNLPEDDRRRLRRKQRLYIEEWVHLVDELRTDLDDGEARAVVHAAIGALQSTLFHSVGLPVERLRQILADSALAVLGVSSTTT, from the coding sequence ATGATCGACGACAGAACCGAGCCGGTACGCACACGGGACCCGGCGCGCCGCTACAGGATCTTGACCGCCACGGCGGACCTGGTGGCGCGAAACGGTTTCAATTCCGTGTCGATGGCCGACATCGGTGCGGCGTCCGGTATCACCGGCTCGGCGATCTACCGGCACTTCGACAGCAAGTCCGCCGTTCTCGTCGAACTCTTCGACATCGCGATAGATCGCCTGCTCGCAGACGCTGAACGAACCCTCGATAGCGGGATCGGACTCGAGCAGGCGCTGCGTGAGCTGGTCGATGGACAGATCGAATTCGTCGTCGGAAAACGCGAGGTCGCGCAGGTTTACCACAACGAGATTCACAACCTCCCCGAAGACGACCGCCGACGCCTGCGTCGCAAGCAGCGGCTCTACATCGAGGAATGGGTACACCTGGTCGACGAACTGCGCACAGACCTCGACGACGGGGAAGCCAGGGCAGTCGTGCACGCCGCCATCGGTGCACTTCAATCGACGCTGTTTCACAGCGTCGGGCTTCCAGTCGAACGTTTACGGCAGATCCTCGCTGACTCGGCACTCGCGGTCCTCGGCGTGAGTTCGACAACGACCTAG
- a CDS encoding AMP-binding protein → MSTTEIGRNLIHRINVGDSLTRSAWRRPEALALVDGDRRFTYREFNSWVNRVSHGLHRHGLRSGDALALASGNCAEFLVTYYACAKLGLVCVPINLGWGTSEISYVLDHSAATAVVVENEFLPRVHDALAATVSVVDIFLIDGEVTTGDPTLAAFAELASGSPDSEPEHVIADRAPLSYLYTSGTTSFPKGVVGNHAAIYLESMTMALEAQFREDDRFVAMMPMFHTAQLNTHCTAAILVGATIFIERRFDARRLLALIESERITQIFALPMMYSEMLEHSDVGSRDLSSLRRALYAMAPMPRHLIERCIEVFACDFYLLFGQTEMSPTTTLFRPEHQLTHTGAVGTPVIGVQAAIMGQDGGLLPTGDEGEIVYRSPHTMTEYLDNPEATAEAFDHGWFHSGDIGRFDDDGILWFTDRFKDVIKTGGENVSSLEVERAIYQADPRIAEATVVGLPHHRWSEAITAVVVPASGTMVDPATLIDKIKQLIDPYKTPKAIIVVDALPRTSTGKIQKNVVRERFAEHYERR, encoded by the coding sequence ATGTCCACCACCGAAATCGGCCGCAATCTGATCCACCGGATCAACGTCGGTGACAGCCTCACCCGGTCGGCCTGGCGCAGACCCGAGGCACTGGCGCTGGTCGACGGGGACCGCCGATTCACCTACCGCGAGTTCAACAGCTGGGTCAACCGGGTCTCACACGGGCTGCACCGTCACGGTCTTCGCAGCGGCGACGCGCTCGCCCTCGCGTCCGGTAATTGCGCGGAGTTCCTCGTCACCTACTACGCCTGCGCGAAACTGGGGCTCGTGTGCGTCCCGATCAATCTTGGCTGGGGCACAAGCGAAATCTCCTACGTGCTTGACCATTCGGCGGCCACAGCGGTCGTCGTCGAGAACGAATTTCTACCGCGAGTTCACGACGCTCTCGCCGCTACAGTCAGCGTCGTTGACATCTTTCTCATCGACGGCGAGGTCACCACAGGGGATCCCACACTCGCCGCCTTCGCGGAGCTGGCCAGTGGTTCACCGGATTCCGAACCTGAGCATGTAATCGCCGACCGCGCACCGCTGTCGTACCTGTACACCAGTGGCACCACCTCGTTCCCGAAAGGGGTGGTCGGAAACCACGCCGCCATCTACCTCGAGTCGATGACCATGGCGCTCGAGGCGCAGTTCCGTGAGGACGACCGGTTCGTGGCCATGATGCCGATGTTCCACACCGCGCAACTCAACACCCACTGCACCGCCGCGATCCTCGTCGGAGCCACAATCTTCATCGAACGACGCTTCGACGCTCGCCGCTTGTTAGCCCTGATCGAATCCGAACGAATCACCCAGATCTTCGCCCTCCCGATGATGTACAGCGAAATGCTCGAGCATTCGGACGTCGGTTCCCGGGATCTCTCCTCGCTTCGCCGCGCGCTGTACGCCATGGCCCCTATGCCGCGGCATCTCATCGAACGCTGCATCGAGGTCTTTGCATGCGATTTCTACCTGCTGTTCGGCCAGACGGAGATGAGTCCGACGACCACGCTGTTCCGACCCGAACACCAGTTGACCCACACCGGCGCTGTCGGAACGCCGGTGATCGGGGTACAAGCGGCGATCATGGGACAGGACGGCGGACTCCTGCCCACGGGGGACGAGGGAGAGATCGTCTACCGAAGCCCACACACCATGACCGAATACCTGGACAACCCCGAGGCCACCGCCGAGGCCTTCGACCACGGGTGGTTCCATTCCGGCGACATCGGACGGTTCGACGACGACGGCATCCTCTGGTTCACCGACCGGTTCAAGGACGTCATCAAGACCGGCGGCGAGAACGTCTCCTCCCTCGAAGTGGAGCGCGCCATCTATCAGGCCGATCCGCGCATCGCGGAAGCAACTGTCGTCGGGCTCCCCCACCACCGATGGAGCGAGGCGATCACCGCGGTCGTGGTGCCGGCATCCGGCACAATGGTCGATCCCGCGACGCTGATCGACAAGATCAAACAGTTGATCGATCCGTACAAGACCCCCAAAGCAATCATCGTGGTCGATGCGCTCCCCCGAACCTCGACTGGCAAGATCCAGAAGAACGTGGTTCGCGAGCGGTTTGCCGAGCACTATGAAAGAAGGTGA
- a CDS encoding acyl-CoA dehydrogenase family protein: protein MDFIESDEHVAIREAVAAITTKFGPDYYTRHALAHEPTTDLWKALGNSGFIGINLPEEYGGGGAGMTELALVCEETAAHGCPLLLLLVSSAISGELIAKYGSDDQRQRWLPGMASGETKVVFAITEPDAGSNTHELSTHAVRDGDDYVLNGTKYYISGVDEAEALVVVARTGHDEVTGRAQLSLFLIPTDAPGLVKNVLPVGVALPERQFTLHFDDVRVPADSLLGVEHEGFSQVFDGLNPERITGAAICVGVGRFTLGRAAEYARTRTVWGQPIGMHQGLSHPLAKAQIEVQLAALATAKAAWLYEHGKPAAEASNVAKYAAAEAAVAAADAAIQTHGGNGLSNDYGLLPQWGLARLLRIAPVSREMILNYVAQHSLQLPRSY, encoded by the coding sequence ATGGATTTCATCGAATCCGACGAGCACGTCGCGATCCGCGAGGCGGTCGCCGCCATCACCACCAAGTTCGGTCCCGACTATTACACCCGCCACGCCTTGGCCCACGAACCGACCACGGATCTCTGGAAGGCACTGGGTAACAGCGGTTTCATCGGCATCAACCTCCCGGAGGAGTACGGCGGGGGCGGCGCCGGCATGACGGAGCTGGCGCTGGTGTGCGAGGAGACCGCCGCCCACGGCTGCCCGCTTCTGCTCCTGCTCGTCTCCAGCGCCATCTCCGGTGAATTGATCGCCAAGTACGGCAGCGACGACCAACGGCAGCGATGGCTTCCGGGCATGGCGTCGGGCGAGACCAAGGTGGTCTTCGCGATCACCGAGCCCGACGCAGGGTCGAATACGCACGAACTGTCCACGCACGCCGTTCGCGACGGCGACGACTACGTTCTGAACGGCACGAAGTACTACATTTCGGGTGTCGATGAGGCTGAGGCGCTCGTGGTCGTCGCCCGTACCGGGCACGACGAGGTGACCGGGCGGGCTCAACTGTCGTTGTTCCTGATCCCCACTGATGCCCCGGGGCTGGTCAAAAACGTGCTCCCGGTCGGGGTCGCGCTCCCCGAAAGGCAGTTCACCCTGCACTTCGACGACGTACGCGTTCCGGCCGACAGCCTGCTGGGAGTCGAACACGAGGGCTTTTCCCAGGTCTTCGACGGCCTGAACCCCGAGCGGATTACCGGCGCCGCGATCTGTGTCGGAGTCGGCCGGTTCACCCTGGGCCGCGCGGCCGAGTACGCCCGGACACGCACGGTCTGGGGCCAGCCGATCGGGATGCATCAGGGACTGTCTCACCCGCTGGCAAAGGCGCAGATCGAGGTGCAACTGGCCGCCCTGGCCACCGCGAAGGCCGCATGGTTGTACGAGCACGGAAAACCCGCAGCCGAGGCATCGAACGTGGCCAAGTACGCGGCCGCCGAGGCGGCGGTCGCGGCGGCGGATGCCGCCATCCAGACGCACGGCGGCAACGGACTGAGCAACGACTACGGGCTTCTCCCGCAGTGGGGGCTTGCCCGGCTTCTCCGGATCGCCCCGGTGAGCCGCGAGATGATCCTCAACTACGTAGCCCAACACAGCCTGCAACTGCCCCGGTCCTACTGA
- a CDS encoding acyclic terpene utilization AtuA family protein, with translation MRESDAPRRPIRIGNASGFYGDRLSAFRDMVDGSPVDVITGDYLAELTMLILWKARKKDPATGYAKTFLTQARQSLADCAAKGIKIVVNAGGLNPAGLADEVRKLIADQGLDLSVAHLEGDDIRPRLESLLADGHEFRHLDKGLTLAEAGVSPVSANAYLGGWGIAAALNNGADVVICPRVTDAALVVGTSAWWHGWGRTDFDALAGAVAAGHIIECGPQATGGNYSQIREVHDRRYPGSPIAEIAHDGSFVITKDPGTGGLVSVGTVTAQLLYEIDGPLYLNPDVAAHFETIEITQEGPDRVRVAGTTGSPPPPDLKVAMNYIGGFRNTMTLVLTGLDIEEKAAWAVDELFEILGGKEKFDDVDIQLLRYDIPDPPTAAQSTAHLRVTVKDADRAKVDRAFSNSVTEIAVAGYAGFHTTTPPSSASEFGVYWPSLIPANEIEHVVLHADGTKELIDHCPRTQRPALTPAPSTPHTDVADTVSTARLPLGSVVAARSGDKGGKANVGVWTDTPERWDWLRRHLTVEKFIDLVPEAASLPVHRYELPNLRALNFVIVGFLGDGVASSTRTDAQAKSLGEYLRARHTDIPTTLLPETN, from the coding sequence ATGAGAGAGTCTGACGCCCCGCGTCGGCCGATCCGTATCGGCAACGCATCGGGATTCTATGGCGACCGGCTCTCGGCCTTCCGCGACATGGTGGACGGCAGCCCGGTCGATGTGATCACCGGTGACTACCTGGCCGAACTGACCATGCTCATCCTCTGGAAGGCCCGCAAGAAGGACCCCGCCACCGGCTACGCGAAAACGTTCCTCACCCAGGCCCGTCAATCACTCGCCGATTGCGCCGCCAAGGGAATCAAGATCGTCGTGAATGCGGGCGGCCTCAATCCTGCCGGTCTCGCCGACGAGGTCCGCAAGCTCATCGCCGATCAGGGGCTCGATCTGTCCGTCGCGCATCTCGAGGGCGATGACATCCGGCCAAGGCTCGAATCACTCCTGGCCGACGGGCACGAGTTCCGGCACCTCGACAAGGGGCTCACGCTGGCAGAGGCCGGGGTGAGCCCGGTGTCGGCGAACGCGTACCTCGGTGGCTGGGGTATCGCCGCAGCACTGAACAACGGTGCCGACGTGGTGATCTGTCCACGCGTCACCGACGCAGCACTCGTTGTCGGCACCAGCGCGTGGTGGCACGGCTGGGGGCGCACCGACTTCGACGCCCTTGCCGGGGCGGTGGCAGCCGGACACATCATCGAGTGCGGCCCGCAGGCAACGGGGGGCAACTATTCACAAATCCGGGAAGTGCACGATCGTCGGTATCCGGGCTCCCCGATCGCCGAAATTGCGCACGACGGGAGCTTTGTCATCACCAAGGACCCTGGAACCGGGGGCCTGGTGTCCGTGGGAACCGTCACGGCCCAGTTGTTGTATGAGATCGATGGCCCCCTCTACCTGAACCCGGACGTCGCCGCGCACTTCGAGACCATCGAGATCACCCAAGAAGGACCCGACCGGGTCCGGGTGGCCGGAACCACGGGAAGTCCCCCGCCGCCCGACCTGAAGGTGGCGATGAACTACATCGGCGGCTTCCGCAACACGATGACCCTGGTCCTCACCGGACTCGACATCGAAGAAAAGGCCGCCTGGGCGGTCGACGAGCTGTTCGAGATCCTGGGTGGGAAAGAAAAGTTCGACGACGTCGATATCCAACTGCTCCGCTACGACATTCCCGACCCGCCCACCGCCGCTCAATCGACAGCGCACCTGCGGGTGACTGTCAAAGATGCCGATCGCGCCAAGGTCGACCGCGCGTTCTCCAACTCGGTCACCGAGATCGCCGTCGCCGGCTATGCGGGTTTCCACACCACCACTCCGCCGTCGTCGGCATCGGAGTTCGGGGTCTACTGGCCCTCGCTCATCCCGGCGAACGAAATCGAGCATGTGGTCCTCCATGCCGACGGAACCAAGGAACTCATCGACCACTGCCCGCGGACCCAGAGACCGGCACTGACGCCGGCACCGTCGACGCCGCACACAGACGTGGCCGACACGGTATCCACCGCTCGTCTGCCGTTGGGGTCCGTCGTTGCCGCCCGCTCCGGCGACAAGGGTGGCAAGGCGAATGTCGGTGTGTGGACCGATACCCCGGAACGGTGGGACTGGCTGCGCCGTCACCTGACCGTCGAGAAGTTCATCGACCTGGTCCCCGAGGCGGCGTCCTTGCCCGTACACCGTTACGAGCTCCCGAACCTTCGGGCACTGAACTTCGTCATCGTCGGGTTCCTGGGCGACGGCGTGGCGTCCTCGACCCGCACCGATGCACAGGCCAAGAGTCTCGGTGAGTACCTGCGCGCCCGGCACACCGACATCCCGACGACATTGCTCCCCGAGACCAACTGA